The Bacteroidota bacterium genome has a window encoding:
- a CDS encoding T9SS type A sorting domain-containing protein, with amino-acid sequence MNSAGERLWTNNGKTIIPIGSIFADQIGSDILNDTMVVVYENYGLNVIDNRIKATCLDKNGDFVWPGEHVMISDVQKQVIHSYISDFYGHQWIMAWCDTRSDGGDIYAQNLNTDGTIGINGVGIKDTGRPEIEIYPNPAGNVLYIEQAGGESISVYNQLGQVVLEKTCTASTMQLSLDTFKPGMYFLRLSGDTGFTGHCFIVE; translated from the coding sequence TTGAATAGTGCCGGTGAAAGGTTATGGACTAATAATGGGAAAACGATTATACCAATAGGGTCGATCTTTGCCGATCAGATCGGCAGCGATATTCTAAACGACACTATGGTTGTGGTTTATGAAAATTACGGACTTAATGTTATTGATAACCGGATAAAAGCTACATGCCTGGATAAAAACGGCGACTTTGTATGGCCCGGAGAGCATGTCATGATTTCCGATGTCCAAAAGCAAGTCATTCATTCGTATATATCTGACTTTTATGGACATCAGTGGATTATGGCATGGTGCGATACAAGGTCGGACGGAGGGGATATTTATGCTCAGAATCTGAATACCGATGGAACGATCGGAATCAATGGTGTAGGAATAAAAGATACAGGTCGACCTGAAATTGAGATTTATCCTAATCCGGCCGGGAATGTTCTATATATTGAGCAAGCTGGCGGGGAAAGCATATCTGTTTATAACCAGCTGGGACAGGTCGTTCTAGAGAAAACGTGCACAGCCAGTACCATGCAGTTAAGCCTTGACACATTTAAACCAGGGATGTACTTTTTAAGACTTTCAGGCGATACCGGTTTTACCGGACATTGCTTCATAGTGGAATAA